In a single window of the Serratia quinivorans genome:
- the ispG gene encoding 4-hydroxy-3-methylbut-2-en-1-yl diphosphate synthase, whose product MHNQSPIIRRKSTRIYVGNVPIGDGAPIAVQSMTNTRTTDVEATVNQIKALERVGVDIVRVSVPTMDAAEAFKLIKQQVNVPLVADIHFDYRIALQVAEYGVDCLRINPGNIGNESRIRSVVDCARDKNIPIRIGVNGGSLEKDIQEKYGEPTPEALLESAMRHVDILDRLNFDQFKVSVKASDVFLAVQSYRLLAARIDQPLHLGITEAGGARSGSVKSAIGLGLLLSEGIGDTLRISLAADPVEEVKVGFDILKSLRIRARGINFIACPTCSRQEFDVIGTVNALEQRLEDIITPMDISIIGCVVNGPGEALVSTLGVTGGHKKSGFYEDGVRQKERFDNEQMIDQLEAKIRAKASMMDESNRIAVNLLEK is encoded by the coding sequence ATGCATAACCAATCGCCCATCATCCGTCGAAAATCAACGCGAATTTACGTCGGCAATGTGCCTATTGGTGATGGTGCGCCGATTGCCGTGCAGTCGATGACTAACACCCGTACCACTGATGTTGAAGCAACGGTTAATCAGATCAAAGCGCTGGAGCGCGTGGGCGTTGATATCGTCCGCGTTTCAGTCCCCACCATGGATGCCGCCGAGGCGTTCAAACTGATCAAGCAGCAGGTTAACGTGCCGCTGGTCGCCGATATCCACTTCGATTATCGTATCGCGCTGCAGGTTGCCGAGTATGGCGTAGACTGCCTGCGTATCAATCCGGGCAATATCGGTAACGAGTCGCGTATCCGTTCAGTCGTAGACTGCGCGCGCGATAAAAACATCCCAATCCGTATCGGGGTGAATGGTGGTTCGCTGGAAAAAGACATCCAGGAAAAATACGGCGAACCTACGCCGGAAGCGCTACTCGAATCCGCCATGCGCCACGTTGATATCCTTGATCGTCTCAACTTCGACCAGTTCAAAGTCAGCGTCAAGGCATCCGATGTGTTCCTGGCGGTGCAATCCTATCGTCTGTTGGCTGCACGTATCGATCAGCCGTTGCATCTGGGCATCACCGAAGCTGGTGGCGCACGCAGTGGCTCAGTGAAGTCGGCGATTGGTTTGGGGCTGCTGCTGTCGGAAGGCATTGGCGATACTCTGCGTATCTCATTAGCAGCCGATCCGGTGGAAGAAGTTAAGGTCGGTTTCGACATTCTGAAATCGCTGCGCATCCGCGCCCGCGGCATTAACTTTATCGCGTGCCCGACCTGTTCACGTCAGGAATTTGACGTTATCGGAACGGTCAACGCGTTGGAACAGCGTCTGGAAGACATCATCACGCCGATGGACATTTCGATTATCGGCTGTGTGGTCAATGGCCCGGGCGAAGCGTTGGTTTCCACGCTCGGCGTTACCGGTGGCCATAAAAAGAGCGGTTTCTACGAAGACGGTGTGCGCCAGAAAGAACGTTTCGACAACGAGCAGATGATTGACCAGCTGGAAGCCAAAATTCGCGCCAAGGCGTCGATGATGGATGAAAGCAATCGCATCGCGGTCAACCTGCTGGAAAAATAA
- the hisS gene encoding Histidine--tRNA ligase, with the protein MAKNIQAIRGMNDYLPEETALWQRIEGILKQVLSGYGYSEIRLPIVEQTPLFKRAIGEVTDVVEKEMYTFDDRNGESLTLRPEGTAGCVRAGIEHGLLYNQEQRLWYVGPMFRYERPQKGRYRQFHQLGAEVFGLQGPDIDAELILLSARWWKALGISEHVKLELNSIGSLEARANYRDALVAFLEQHQEKLDEDCKRRMYSNPLRVLDSKNPEVQALLNDAPRLSEYLDADSKAHFEGLCELLAQAGIPYTINERLVRGLDYYNRTVFEWVTTSLGAQGTVCAGGRYDGLVEQLGGRATPAVGFAMGLERLVLLVQAVNPEFKAAATIDVYVISSGAGTQSAAMQLAERVRDAAPQLKLMTNYGGGNFKKQITRADKWGARVALILGENEVAAQQVVVKDLRSGEQETLAQSEVAVRLALMLG; encoded by the coding sequence GTGGCAAAGAACATTCAAGCCATTCGCGGCATGAACGACTACCTGCCGGAAGAAACGGCATTATGGCAGCGTATTGAAGGCATCCTCAAGCAGGTGCTTAGCGGCTACGGTTACAGCGAAATCCGCTTGCCGATTGTAGAGCAGACCCCGTTATTCAAACGCGCGATCGGCGAAGTGACCGACGTCGTGGAAAAAGAGATGTATACCTTCGACGACCGCAATGGCGAAAGCCTGACGCTGCGTCCGGAAGGCACGGCTGGTTGCGTTCGCGCCGGCATCGAACATGGTCTGCTGTACAATCAGGAGCAGCGTCTGTGGTACGTCGGTCCGATGTTCCGCTACGAGCGCCCGCAAAAAGGCCGCTATCGCCAGTTCCATCAACTGGGGGCCGAAGTGTTTGGCCTGCAGGGCCCGGATATTGACGCTGAGCTGATCCTGCTGAGCGCCCGCTGGTGGAAAGCGCTGGGGATCTCCGAGCACGTCAAGCTGGAGCTGAACTCCATCGGTTCACTGGAGGCGCGCGCCAACTACCGTGATGCTCTGGTGGCCTTCCTGGAACAGCATCAAGAGAAGCTGGACGAAGATTGCAAACGCCGTATGTACAGCAACCCGCTGCGCGTACTGGACTCGAAAAACCCGGAAGTGCAGGCGCTGTTGAACGATGCGCCACGCCTGTCCGAGTATCTGGATGCAGATTCCAAAGCCCACTTCGAAGGTCTGTGTGAACTTTTGGCGCAGGCAGGCATCCCATATACCATCAATGAACGCCTGGTGCGCGGTCTGGACTACTACAACCGCACGGTATTCGAATGGGTGACCACCAGTCTGGGCGCTCAGGGCACGGTGTGTGCCGGTGGTCGTTATGACGGCCTGGTAGAGCAACTGGGCGGGCGTGCAACGCCGGCGGTCGGTTTCGCCATGGGCCTGGAGCGCCTGGTGTTGCTGGTTCAGGCGGTTAACCCAGAGTTCAAGGCCGCGGCGACCATTGACGTGTATGTGATCTCCTCCGGTGCCGGTACTCAGAGTGCAGCAATGCAGCTGGCGGAGCGCGTGCGTGATGCGGCGCCACAGCTCAAACTGATGACCAACTACGGCGGTGGTAACTTTAAGAAGCAGATCACCCGTGCGGATAAGTGGGGCGCGCGCGTCGCCTTGATCCTGGGTGAGAACGAAGTCGCAGCCCAGCAGGTGGTGGTTAAGGACCTGCGCAGTGGTGAACAAGAAACGCTGGCGCAAAGCGAAGTCGCAGTGCGCCTGGCTCTGATGTTAGGTTAA
- the yfgL gene encoding Lipoprotein yfgL precursor: MQLRKTLLVGLVSVALLSGCSLFNSEEDVVTMSPLPKVENQFTPNKAWSTSVGDGVGEFYSHLRPAFQDNTIYAADRHGIVKALDADNGNEKWKVDLSEKTGFLSSNLPALLSGGMAVAGDKAYVGSEKAVVYALNTSDGTLAWQTKVAGEAISRPVISDGMVLIHTTNGLLQALNESDGAVKWTVNLDMPSLSLRGESAPAVAFGAAIVGGDNGRVNAVLMQQGQLIWQQRISQPSGATEIDRLNDVDTTPVIVEGVVYALGYNGNLTALDLRSGQIMWKRELGSVNDFIVDAGRIYLIDQNDRVVALSTEGGVTVWTQSDLLHRNLTPPVMYNGFLVTGDSEGYLHWINTTDGRFVAQQEVDSSGFLSAPMVAGDKLVIQAKGGKVYAFTR; encoded by the coding sequence ATGCAATTGCGTAAAACACTCTTGGTCGGACTGGTTTCCGTTGCCTTGCTGAGTGGTTGCTCACTGTTCAACAGTGAAGAAGACGTGGTTACCATGTCGCCGCTGCCGAAAGTTGAAAATCAGTTCACGCCGAACAAGGCGTGGAGTACCTCGGTCGGTGACGGTGTTGGTGAGTTCTATTCTCACCTGCGTCCTGCTTTCCAGGACAACACTATTTACGCAGCCGATCGTCATGGCATCGTGAAAGCGCTGGATGCCGATAACGGTAACGAAAAGTGGAAGGTTGATCTCTCTGAGAAAACCGGCTTCCTGTCCAGCAACCTGCCGGCACTGCTGTCGGGCGGTATGGCAGTCGCGGGCGACAAGGCTTATGTTGGCAGTGAGAAAGCCGTGGTTTACGCGCTCAATACCTCAGACGGTACCCTGGCCTGGCAGACCAAGGTGGCCGGCGAAGCGATTTCACGTCCGGTGATCAGCGACGGCATGGTGTTGATCCATACCACTAACGGCCTGCTGCAGGCGCTGAACGAATCTGACGGCGCGGTGAAGTGGACGGTTAACCTGGACATGCCTTCACTGTCGTTGCGCGGTGAGTCCGCACCGGCCGTTGCCTTTGGCGCAGCCATTGTTGGCGGTGATAACGGTCGCGTCAATGCCGTGCTGATGCAGCAAGGTCAGTTGATTTGGCAACAACGTATTTCCCAGCCTAGCGGCGCGACCGAAATCGATCGTTTGAACGATGTCGACACTACGCCGGTGATTGTTGAGGGCGTTGTCTACGCATTAGGTTACAATGGCAACCTGACGGCGCTGGATCTGCGTTCCGGCCAGATCATGTGGAAGCGTGAACTGGGCTCGGTGAACGACTTTATCGTTGATGCAGGTCGCATCTACCTTATCGATCAGAACGATCGCGTGGTGGCGTTGAGCACCGAAGGTGGCGTGACCGTATGGACGCAGAGCGATTTGCTGCACCGCAACCTGACTCCGCCGGTGATGTACAATGGTTTCCTGGTGACCGGTGACTCTGAAGGTTACCTGCACTGGATCAACACCACGGACGGCCGTTTTGTTGCTCAGCAGGAAGTGGATAGCTCCGGCTTCCTGTCTGCGCCGATGGTAGCTGGCGATAAGCTGGTCATCCAGGCGAAGGGCGGAAAAGTTTACGCTTTCACCCGCTAA
- the der gene encoding GTP-binding protein EngA — MIPVVALVGRPNVGKSTLFNRLTHTRDALVADFPGLTRDRKYGRAEVEGNEFIIVDTGGIDGTEDGVETRMAGQSLLAIEEADIVLFMVDARAGLMPADLGIAQHLRNRQKATFLVANKTDGMDPDMAAADFYSLGLGDVHPIAASHGRGVAQLIEHVLVPFVGEKPEEVELTEEEANAAYWAEQEGETLEGADEEPEDDFNPQDLPIKLAIVGRPNVGKSTLTNRILGEDRVVVYDMPGTTRDSIYIPMVRDEREYVLIDTAGVRKRGKVTETVEKFSVIKTLQAIEDANVVLLVVDAREGISDQDLSLLGFILNSGRSLVIVVNKWDGMSEEDRDHVKEMLDLRLGFVDFARIHFISALHGSGVGNLFVSVLEAYECATRRVNTSMLTKIMQMAADDHQPPLVRGRRVKLKYAHAGGYNPPIVVIHGNQVTDLSDSYKRYLMNYFRRSLKVMGTPIRIQFKEGENPFAGKRNLLTPNQMRKRKRLMSHLKKG; from the coding sequence ATGATACCTGTCGTCGCGCTAGTAGGGCGCCCGAATGTGGGTAAATCCACCTTGTTTAACCGTTTAACCCATACGCGCGATGCGCTGGTGGCGGATTTCCCCGGGCTAACGCGAGACCGCAAGTATGGTCGTGCTGAGGTTGAGGGTAATGAATTTATTATCGTCGATACCGGGGGCATTGACGGCACCGAAGATGGCGTTGAAACACGCATGGCCGGTCAGTCGCTGCTGGCGATCGAAGAAGCAGACATCGTGCTGTTTATGGTCGATGCTCGCGCCGGTCTGATGCCAGCCGATCTGGGCATTGCCCAGCATCTGCGCAATCGTCAGAAAGCCACCTTCCTGGTCGCCAACAAAACCGACGGTATGGATCCAGACATGGCCGCCGCCGATTTCTATTCGCTGGGCCTGGGCGACGTGCATCCGATCGCGGCTTCCCACGGTCGTGGCGTAGCGCAGTTGATCGAGCACGTACTGGTGCCGTTTGTCGGTGAAAAGCCGGAAGAAGTCGAGCTGACCGAAGAAGAGGCTAACGCCGCTTATTGGGCCGAGCAAGAAGGTGAAACCCTCGAAGGCGCAGACGAAGAGCCGGAAGACGACTTCAACCCGCAGGATCTGCCAATCAAGCTGGCTATCGTGGGTCGTCCTAACGTAGGTAAGTCCACACTGACTAACCGCATTCTCGGCGAAGATCGTGTCGTGGTCTACGACATGCCGGGCACGACCCGTGACAGCATCTATATCCCGATGGTCCGCGACGAGCGCGAATACGTGCTGATCGATACCGCCGGGGTACGTAAGCGCGGCAAGGTTACGGAAACCGTAGAGAAGTTCTCGGTAATCAAAACCCTGCAGGCGATTGAAGACGCCAACGTGGTGTTGCTGGTCGTGGATGCACGCGAAGGCATTTCCGATCAGGATCTCTCGCTGCTCGGCTTTATCCTCAATAGTGGGCGCTCACTGGTGATTGTCGTCAACAAGTGGGACGGCATGAGCGAGGAAGATCGCGATCACGTGAAAGAGATGCTCGATCTGCGTCTGGGCTTTGTCGATTTCGCCCGCATTCATTTTATCTCTGCCCTGCATGGTAGCGGCGTTGGCAACTTGTTCGTGTCGGTACTGGAAGCTTACGAGTGTGCGACCCGCCGCGTGAACACCTCAATGCTGACCAAAATCATGCAGATGGCTGCCGACGATCACCAACCGCCGTTGGTACGTGGCCGCCGCGTGAAGCTGAAATATGCGCACGCCGGTGGGTATAACCCGCCGATTGTGGTGATCCACGGCAACCAGGTGACCGATCTGTCCGATTCGTACAAACGCTACCTGATGAACTACTTCCGTCGTTCTCTGAAGGTGATGGGTACGCCGATCCGCATCCAGTTCAAAGAGGGTGAGAACCCGTTCGCCGGCAAGCGTAACCTGCTGACGCCGAACCAGATGCGCAAGCGTAAACGTCTGATGAGCCACCTGAAGAAAGGCTAA
- a CDS encoding putative transporter YfdV, producing MSWETWSFAFNVTVPNLLMMLLGILLRHWRLMDDRFIDGATKLVFNLALPCLLFFSIATNHPQLLGNLPLVIFGAIGTVVTFLLLEVAAIWLVKEPRERGVFVQGGFRANTAIVGLAYAMTAYGSEGVALGSLYLTVTVILFNILSVITLTRSLQGGQGKRISRLSLLRSIVTNPLIIGLVCGLAYAQTGLGIPQVIRQTGSYISALSLPLALLCTGASLDLRAMFRSSNVAALSSSAKLFVVPVIMTLSGWLCGFHGAALGIIFLFSATPTASGSYVMTRAMGGNATLAANIIAITTVGSFFTTALGIYFLRSWGVI from the coding sequence ATGTCCTGGGAAACCTGGAGTTTTGCATTCAACGTCACCGTCCCCAATCTGTTAATGATGTTGCTGGGCATATTGCTGCGCCACTGGCGCTTGATGGACGACCGTTTTATCGATGGAGCCACCAAGCTGGTGTTTAACCTGGCGCTGCCCTGTTTGTTGTTCTTCAGCATCGCCACCAACCACCCGCAGTTGCTGGGCAACCTGCCGCTGGTAATCTTTGGCGCTATTGGCACCGTGGTCACCTTCCTGCTGCTGGAAGTGGCGGCTATCTGGCTGGTTAAAGAGCCACGTGAGCGCGGTGTCTTTGTGCAGGGGGGCTTCCGTGCCAATACCGCTATTGTCGGCCTGGCCTATGCCATGACCGCTTACGGCAGTGAGGGCGTGGCGTTAGGGTCGCTGTACCTGACGGTGACGGTGATCCTGTTTAACATACTGTCAGTGATCACCCTCACGCGTAGCCTGCAGGGTGGGCAGGGCAAGCGGATCAGTCGTCTGTCGCTGTTGCGCAGTATTGTCACCAATCCGCTGATTATCGGCCTGGTGTGCGGACTGGCTTATGCCCAGACCGGTCTGGGGATACCTCAGGTGATCCGGCAGACCGGCAGCTATATCTCCGCACTGTCGTTGCCGCTGGCCTTGTTGTGCACCGGGGCAAGTTTGGACCTGCGCGCCATGTTTCGTTCGTCCAACGTGGCGGCGCTGTCCTCTTCGGCCAAGCTGTTTGTCGTGCCAGTGATAATGACGCTGAGTGGCTGGCTGTGCGGTTTTCACGGCGCGGCGTTGGGGATTATTTTCCTGTTCTCGGCCACGCCAACGGCTTCTGGCAGCTATGTGATGACGCGTGCGATGGGGGGGAACGCCACGCTGGCGGCGAATATTATCGCCATCACCACCGTCGGCTCGTTTTTCACTACCGCGTTGGGCATCTATTTCTTACGCTCATGGGGCGTGATTTAA
- the yfgJ gene encoding Protein of uncharacterised function (DUF1407), translating to MEAQCPQCDQTMEWVNGHYHCTACNSDYQQLAHCPDCGQPLQELKACGAVDYLCQNGHGLISKKRVLFSYQPL from the coding sequence ATGGAAGCGCAGTGTCCGCAATGCGATCAAACGATGGAGTGGGTGAATGGTCACTACCATTGCACCGCCTGTAACAGCGATTATCAGCAGTTGGCCCACTGCCCGGATTGCGGGCAGCCATTACAAGAACTCAAGGCCTGCGGCGCGGTGGACTACCTGTGCCAGAACGGCCATGGGTTGATATCCAAAAAGCGGGTGTTATTCAGTTATCAGCCGTTGTAA
- the prtS gene encoding Protease prtS precursor codes for MPTLTARSVIPPYMLRRIIEHGSLPQRDCALHTLNHVQSLLGNKPLRAPGAKTSTGGEVIRDIFDAENGTQLPGKQVRNEGQASNHDVAVDEAYDYLGVTYDFFWQAFKRNSLDNQGLPLTGSVHYGKEYQNAFWNGQQMVFGDGDGEIFNRFTIAIDVVGHELAHGVTESEAGLIYFQQAGALNESLSDVFGSLVKQFHLKQTADKADWLIGEGLLAKGINGKGLRSMSAPGTAYNDPLLGKDPQPADMKDYIQTKEDNGGVHLNSGIPNRAFYLAATALGGFAWEKAGYIWYDTLCDKTLPQDADFATFARTTVKHAKQRFDSKVADKVQQAWHQVGVE; via the coding sequence ATGCCGACCCTGACAGCGCGTTCGGTCATTCCCCCTTATATGCTGCGTCGGATCATTGAGCACGGCAGCCTGCCGCAGCGCGACTGCGCATTACACACCCTGAACCACGTTCAAAGCCTGCTCGGCAACAAGCCGTTACGCGCCCCCGGGGCGAAAACCTCGACCGGTGGCGAAGTCATCCGCGATATTTTTGATGCCGAAAACGGCACCCAACTGCCGGGTAAACAGGTGCGTAATGAGGGCCAGGCCAGTAATCATGACGTGGCGGTGGATGAAGCCTATGACTACCTCGGCGTCACCTACGATTTCTTCTGGCAGGCATTCAAACGCAACTCGCTGGACAATCAAGGCCTGCCGCTGACCGGCAGCGTGCATTACGGCAAGGAATACCAGAACGCCTTTTGGAACGGCCAGCAAATGGTCTTCGGCGATGGTGACGGCGAAATCTTTAACCGTTTTACCATCGCCATCGACGTAGTCGGCCACGAACTGGCACACGGCGTCACCGAAAGCGAGGCCGGACTAATTTACTTCCAACAGGCCGGTGCGCTGAATGAGTCGCTGTCTGACGTGTTCGGTTCTCTGGTCAAACAGTTCCACCTCAAGCAAACCGCGGATAAGGCCGACTGGCTGATTGGCGAAGGCCTGCTGGCGAAAGGCATCAACGGCAAGGGCCTGCGTTCGATGTCGGCACCCGGTACCGCCTACAACGATCCGCTGCTGGGGAAAGATCCGCAGCCGGCCGACATGAAAGACTACATTCAGACCAAAGAGGATAACGGCGGCGTCCACCTCAACTCCGGCATTCCCAACCGCGCCTTCTATCTGGCGGCCACGGCTCTGGGCGGCTTTGCCTGGGAGAAAGCCGGTTACATCTGGTACGACACGCTTTGCGATAAGACACTGCCGCAGGACGCTGACTTCGCCACCTTTGCCCGTACCACGGTGAAACATGCCAAACAGCGCTTCGACAGTAAAGTGGCGGATAAGGTACAGCAGGCCTGGCATCAGGTAGGGGTAGAGTAA
- the cytR_3 gene encoding HTH-type transcriptional repressor CytR, giving the protein MNGKLKIQEIAHQTGLSISTVSRVLAGKSNTSVEARQKVLACAQQNGILQGISSGRLMLNSVMVFAPQRAFDVRTDIFYYKVIQGITAALAEHEVRIRYCGLEELHSDGALFLEKMSDPQTQAALIIGIDDEHIHQLAADLNKPCVLINCSDRQMRLDSVSPDHQLIGEFSANYLIQQGHSHILNLQCLRRHTMELRLAGIKQAYARHNIAFDEGRHLVTTSGFGSEEAEQALTTFINRVSQRSQLPTAILAGGDYMAVGAVKALNKLQLSVPGDISVMSTDGFNLAEIHDVPLTSVHVPRDELGYEAIQLLQRRMLRADAPPCNLLLHGKLAVRASVKRVSPHKTSPAVSTHDHRLYDV; this is encoded by the coding sequence ATGAACGGAAAGCTGAAAATCCAGGAGATCGCCCACCAAACCGGGTTGTCGATCAGCACCGTTTCACGCGTTTTAGCCGGCAAGTCCAATACCAGCGTCGAAGCACGCCAAAAAGTGCTGGCCTGCGCCCAACAGAACGGCATCCTGCAGGGGATTTCCAGCGGTCGACTGATGTTGAACAGCGTGATGGTCTTCGCGCCACAACGCGCCTTTGACGTACGTACCGATATTTTTTACTACAAGGTGATCCAGGGCATCACCGCTGCGCTGGCAGAACATGAGGTACGTATTCGCTATTGCGGGCTTGAGGAACTGCACAGCGACGGCGCGCTGTTTTTGGAAAAGATGAGCGATCCGCAGACCCAGGCGGCGCTGATTATCGGTATCGATGACGAGCATATTCACCAGTTAGCCGCAGATCTGAATAAACCCTGCGTGCTGATTAACTGCAGCGACCGGCAGATGCGGCTCGATAGCGTGTCGCCCGACCATCAACTGATTGGCGAATTCTCCGCCAACTATCTGATCCAGCAGGGGCACAGCCATATTCTGAACCTGCAGTGCCTGCGTCGGCACACCATGGAGCTGCGGCTGGCGGGCATTAAACAAGCCTATGCGCGGCACAACATCGCCTTTGACGAGGGTCGCCATCTGGTCACCACCTCCGGTTTCGGTAGCGAAGAGGCCGAACAGGCACTCACCACCTTTATCAACCGGGTCAGTCAGCGCTCACAATTGCCGACGGCCATTCTTGCCGGTGGCGACTATATGGCGGTCGGCGCGGTCAAGGCACTCAACAAATTGCAGTTGAGCGTGCCAGGTGATATTTCGGTGATGAGCACCGACGGTTTTAATCTGGCGGAAATTCATGACGTGCCGCTCACCTCGGTACACGTGCCGCGCGACGAGTTGGGCTATGAGGCCATTCAGCTACTGCAACGCCGCATGCTGCGCGCCGATGCGCCCCCATGCAACCTGCTGCTGCACGGCAAGCTGGCGGTCCGCGCCTCGGTCAAACGCGTCAGCCCCCATAAAACCAGCCCGGCGGTCAGCACTCACGATCACCGTCTTTACGATGTCTGA
- the exuT_2 gene encoding Hexuronate transporter yields MHDACRAGTWVQLAILRFFMGGAEAAATPANAKAISDWFPKKERPIAAGWAGVGFSIGAMLAPPIIVIAHVSFGWQGAFLFSGALALLWVVLWWRFYHSPQQHPNLSQQELDLIREDNEPELPRLPFFKSLAILCRNKKFYGIAIPAFLAEPAWAVFSFWVPLYLATERGMDLKHIAMFAWLPFLAADIGSVASGYLTTLYRKWFGCSRVNSVVASSVTGAFMMVSLAFVAITKDPYVAIALISIGGFGHQVISCMLSALVVESFDKNQVATVNGMRGSSAWIASFLFTLLIGAVSDTVGFNPLFIAMGFFDLIGAVFLIALIAERGGKKTLNS; encoded by the coding sequence TTGCATGATGCATGCCGGGCCGGCACCTGGGTGCAGTTGGCGATCCTGCGCTTCTTTATGGGCGGGGCAGAAGCGGCGGCTACGCCGGCCAACGCCAAGGCGATTTCCGACTGGTTCCCGAAGAAGGAACGGCCCATCGCCGCCGGTTGGGCGGGCGTCGGGTTTTCTATTGGCGCCATGCTGGCACCGCCGATCATCGTTATTGCCCACGTCTCCTTTGGCTGGCAGGGCGCTTTCCTGTTTTCCGGCGCGCTGGCGTTGCTCTGGGTGGTGCTGTGGTGGCGGTTCTACCACTCGCCGCAGCAGCACCCCAATCTGAGCCAGCAGGAGCTGGATCTGATCCGCGAAGACAACGAGCCGGAGTTACCCCGACTGCCATTCTTCAAGTCGCTGGCCATTCTCTGCCGCAACAAAAAGTTCTACGGCATTGCCATTCCGGCCTTTCTCGCCGAGCCGGCCTGGGCGGTATTCAGTTTCTGGGTGCCGCTGTATTTGGCCACCGAACGTGGCATGGATTTAAAACACATCGCCATGTTTGCCTGGCTGCCGTTTTTGGCGGCGGACATCGGCAGCGTCGCCAGCGGCTATCTCACCACTTTGTACCGTAAATGGTTCGGCTGCAGCCGCGTCAACTCGGTGGTTGCCAGCTCGGTCACCGGCGCATTCATGATGGTCTCGCTGGCGTTCGTCGCGATCACCAAAGATCCCTATGTGGCGATCGCCTTGATCTCGATCGGCGGTTTCGGCCATCAGGTGATCTCCTGCATGCTCAGCGCGCTGGTGGTGGAATCATTCGATAAAAATCAGGTAGCGACGGTCAACGGTATGCGCGGATCAAGCGCCTGGATCGCCAGCTTCCTGTTCACGCTGCTGATCGGCGCGGTCTCCGATACCGTCGGTTTCAACCCGCTGTTTATCGCCATGGGCTTCTTCGACCTGATCGGCGCCGTATTTCTGATTGCCTTGATCGCCGAACGTGGCGGTAAAAAAACACTTAATAGTTAA